A window of Gemmatimonadaceae bacterium contains these coding sequences:
- a CDS encoding exo-alpha-sialidase, translating into MNAQPAAEPQSKSVALLVGTMKGAFLLRSDEARKRWRLEGPHFQGFAIYALLHDSRGGRNRTFAAANNTFIGSTLRASADHGRSWSEPDQYTIKFPEDSGRALAQIWQITPGRASEPDTLYCGVEPAALFESRDGGESWEPNRGLLMHEHQPKWQPGAGGLCLHTIVLDPNDPNRMLIAISAAGVYRTDDGGKTWNARNVGVRAEFLPDKYPEFGQCVHKVVHHPSKPERLFLQNHWGLYRSDDWGDSWTDIANGVPSDFGFAMQMHPHDPETVYIIPLESDMFRCTPEAKLRVYRTTDAGASWDALTDGLPQKNAYETVLRDALTADSLDNAGIYFGTRSGKLFGSMDDGATWRELADGLPPVVCVKTAVMTEQ; encoded by the coding sequence ATGAACGCACAGCCCGCGGCAGAACCTCAGAGTAAGAGCGTCGCCCTCCTCGTGGGCACGATGAAAGGGGCTTTCTTATTGCGGTCCGATGAAGCGCGGAAGAGATGGCGCCTCGAGGGGCCGCACTTCCAGGGGTTCGCGATTTATGCTCTGCTGCATGACAGTAGAGGAGGCCGGAATCGAACGTTCGCGGCCGCGAACAACACTTTTATTGGAAGCACACTCCGCGCGAGTGCGGACCACGGCCGTAGTTGGAGTGAGCCTGACCAGTATACGATCAAGTTTCCCGAGGATTCCGGTCGTGCGCTCGCGCAGATCTGGCAGATCACACCGGGTCGCGCGTCCGAGCCCGACACATTGTATTGCGGCGTCGAGCCGGCAGCGTTGTTCGAGTCACGCGACGGTGGTGAGAGCTGGGAGCCGAACCGTGGGTTGCTGATGCACGAGCACCAGCCCAAGTGGCAGCCCGGTGCGGGTGGTCTGTGCCTGCATACCATAGTATTGGATCCCAACGATCCGAACCGGATGCTCATCGCCATCTCGGCCGCGGGGGTGTATCGCACCGACGACGGCGGAAAAACGTGGAATGCGCGCAATGTCGGTGTGCGCGCGGAGTTCCTGCCCGACAAGTATCCGGAGTTCGGGCAGTGCGTGCACAAGGTGGTTCATCATCCCTCGAAGCCCGAGCGTCTTTTCCTGCAGAACCACTGGGGACTGTACCGGAGCGACGACTGGGGCGACAGCTGGACTGACATTGCGAACGGTGTTCCGTCCGATTTTGGGTTTGCGATGCAGATGCATCCGCACGATCCGGAGACCGTGTACATAATCCCGCTCGAGTCCGACATGTTTCGCTGCACGCCGGAGGCGAAGCTGCGTGTGTATCGCACGACCGACGCGGGCGCGAGCTGGGATGCGTTGACCGATGGTCTGCCCCAGAAGAACGCGTATGAGACAGTGCTGCGCGATGCGCTTACGGCGGATTCACTCGATAATGCGGGGATTTACTTCGGCACGCGGAGCGGAAAGCTGTTCGGCTCGATGGATGACGGCGCGACGTGGCGCGAGCTCGCCGATGGATTGCCGCCGGTGGTCTGTGTGAAGACAGCGGTCATGACTGAGCAGTGA
- a CDS encoding MoaD/ThiS family protein, translated as MITIELPKSLGLSVDGKTLVEIDEPCATVGDALAALGRRSPGVLDRVVDEQGDVRRHVNVFRNGESIRFLDGLRTAVSDGSMILILTAISGG; from the coding sequence GTGATTACGATCGAGCTCCCGAAGTCGCTTGGGCTGTCGGTGGATGGGAAGACATTGGTGGAGATCGACGAGCCGTGCGCAACTGTCGGCGATGCGTTGGCGGCGCTCGGAAGACGATCGCCGGGTGTGCTGGATCGTGTAGTTGACGAACAGGGCGATGTCCGCAGGCACGTGAACGTTTTCAGGAATGGAGAGAGCATCCGCTTCCTTGACGGATTGCGTACGGCGGTTTCTGATGGAAGCATGATTCTTATTCTAACGGCCATCAGTGGTGGATAG
- the frdD gene encoding fumarate reductase subunit FrdD, which yields MARRSVEPLLWLLFSAGGVVAAMLIPSLLFLFGLAFPLGWISPPSHEHLLVLLGHPLTRVVLFVLCTLSLFHAAHRLRYTLYDGLQIKHLNEVINPLCYGGALVGSLWAGYLLAQVT from the coding sequence ATGGCGAGGCGATCCGTGGAGCCCTTGCTGTGGCTGCTCTTCAGCGCCGGCGGCGTGGTGGCGGCGATGCTGATACCCAGTCTGCTGTTCCTGTTCGGACTCGCGTTCCCTCTCGGATGGATCTCGCCACCCAGCCACGAGCATCTGCTCGTTCTGTTGGGTCATCCGCTCACGCGCGTGGTTCTCTTCGTCCTGTGCACGTTGTCGCTGTTTCACGCAGCTCATCGCCTCCGCTACACACTCTATGACGGGTTGCAGATCAAGCACCTGAACGAAGTAATCAACCCGCTCTGTTACGGTGGCGCGCTCGTCGGCTCATTGTGGGCCGGGTATCTGCTCGCGCAGGTGACGTAA